The genomic interval CAGTATCCTCTGCCCAGACTGCAGCATACTTTCTCCACAGAGACATCAACTTCACACTCCTCTGACCTCTTTCTGCCTCCCATTTGTTGTCTGGCATCCTGTGTTTATCACCAATACCCAGTTAATGACAACTAGTTTCTGAGGTCAAAAGCAGAGGAATTAAAACTGGAGGTACAAAACATGATTGAACACTAAGATAGAGAGGGCAGTATAAGTCAGGTGAGGGTGATATTCTGCTCCCTTCTCAGAAGAAGGAAATTAGCTAAAACCTCCTCTAGGTGAAATTTAGCAAGGGTCCTCAGATTTGAATGAggaatgtatttaaaatgttgagatcCCCAGGTCCAACCAGACATTGATCAAACACTGCAGGCAAGACCCAGGAACATGCATTGTTCACACCCAGTGATTTTACAATAAACATAAGGCCATGCCCAAATTAGCACTCGACACAGAGATCACTTCAGTGGATCCTTTGTTCCATATTATTTTTACCAACCAAAGTATCTTGCCACAAAGAACCACAGTCAAGGCACAAAGGTAAGAGGAGGAAAGTGGACAGAGTCCTGTTGAGGTGGTAAGAGGAACTGAAATGCCCTCAGTAAAATGCAGCTTCTTGTGTCAGTCTTCTGTGAAGATTACCCAAGCAGCAGATATCCAAGATGTTTTAGTTTGGTTTGGCATGCATCTCTTTACCTTTTTTTGACAACATATATACCCTATAGGTTGTTTATTTTGGCCTAACATTAAAATGATTTACATTCAAAAAGGGGAATGGCAAAGGGTGAAGGATGGCAACAAACAAGCAAAAGGCTGTTGTGAACACTAGTTCCAGGCCAATGCACAGGCAAAAAGGAAGCTGCCTATCCAGCCCTTTCCTAAATGTACCCTGTCTTCAGGGTGAGAAAGACTCccttatctttcttcctttctggcTTGGACACCTGAGCCAGGTGACAAGGCTAATGACTTGGGAATAGTTATTCAGTAACATTCTTTAAGGCCAGGGCTTTGGATAGAtatacttttctcttttctctaataCCTGACTCTCTGCTCTCCAAGTTCTTTTGGGAAAAGTGTAAGTGTAGCTGTGTCTTGCACAATCTCTTCCCCTTGCCTCTGAAGAGGAACAGGCAGTGCAACTTCTTGGAGACCACCGACTGTGAGGAGGCAGGCAAATAGCCAGCGGAAGGCCAAGGTAGGGACAAAGGTTCTCCTTTATTCccatcctttccttttctccacattcctACCTCTGGCCAATCCTACTCACAATGGCAACCTTACCCTGGGAATAGAACACCGAAGAAACTTCCCTCTCCTTCATTGGTTTCTAGGAATCTGTTGCTTTAGTCCTCTTACCTGATCTTCTTTGTAATATACTTTgatgtccaaactctgccttcaGAAAAATTCAACTTCTAGACCCATGACAGCAATGGTCATTCATCTTTTTTCAATCTAGAGGTACACCGACCCCTGTGATTTTCCTCAAAAAACAAGTCTATTCTGGGTCAAAGAAGTCCCTAagggtttctgttttctcctcctACTTAAGCAAGTTAGACTCTCCCATAGACTTTTTGTTTCTGGAagtctctccttccttcccaacCTTTCCTTGTGCAATAGAAAACCTGATGGATGTCAGGGAGACATTCTCCTGGCAACCAGCTCCCCACGGTGAGGAGGGAGACATACCCGTGCTCCATCATGCAGCCCAGTCCTACCTACTCCTCCACACAAACCATCCCGGAGGCCAGAGTGTTTCTCCAAGATGACTCAGGACTGGAACCAGGCAGACACCAAGACGTTCCAGCAGGACACAAGAAGGAAGGCCCATAGCTTTTGACCCTGCCTCACCCCAGTTAATCCCACATCTCAACCTGTCACTCCCAATCTGTTGGGGGCCTTATGGTAAGTGGTGCAGCATTCTTCCGACCAGCCCGGATGCCTGGGTAGAAGAGGGGCCAAAGTTTCTCAGTAAACGTATCAGTAAAGGTGTAGATATGAGAGCGGTCTGTGACGTTGTAAAATGATAGCGTGCCAGCCTCATAGTCTAGGAATATGCCTACCCGCTTGGGTTTTACCTTGATGTGCAAAGGGGTAAAAGGTGTAGTGGTAGCTGCATACTTGTCCCCATTCCACAGCCGCACACGCCAGTAGCCAGTCTCAGGGAGTGGAGTCAGCTCGCCCTTTCGGCTCACAGAGTCCCGGCACACACCCACTGCCCAGTGGGTCTTGTCCCCCACCTCTACCTCCCAGTAGTGTCGACCTGAGGTGAAACCTTCAGTAGCCAGGACGCAAGGGTAGAAGGTGAAACGCTGTGGCGTGTCAGGGAGATCTCGGAGTCTTGTCTCCACAAACTTGACGCTTTTACGATCTTCTGACAGGACTAGGTTAGGATGAGCAGTCTCAGGGTCCAGGGTCACATCCGCTGGCGGGAGAAGCCAGAGTGGGGAGCTAGATGAGGATGGGAATAGCTAAACACCCCTGCCTCACTTTTTCAGCCTGCCTGTATATACAGAGCCTGGTCCCTTAAAGGTTCTCAGAACACCATGAGTTGGTTAACATTCTCAATCCATAATGTCACCAAAGGAAAAGGAGGCAACAAAGGTTTCACTTTTCACCCTGATCCTAAAATAAACAGATAATGATCTCTTGACTCTGAAAGAAAAGTCTCTGTGGGGATAGGTTCCTGTCCTTGTCTTTTCCTCATCTGATTTCTTCATTTATCTCACTATATGGAAAAGTGCAAGGTGTGGTATGAGGGCCAGAATGGAAAGTGGAAGAAGAATCCAGAGCAAGTCAGCAGTATGGTCTAGGGACAAGGTTAGCATGTATCTGTTTTCTTGGAATGGTTCTGCTTTATGACTATTTTCCCTGCATAAATATTATGATATTCCTGTTCATGCTCAGCATTGCCCCAGCTGAGATGGTAAATTCTATGGCCACTTCATCTGATGTCTTGGGtaaattatttaacctttctggGTCCCTATTTAGAAAAATGTAGATTTAGAAGTAGACGACATCTATGGCTTCCTTTCACTCAGAGTTCTGTGACTCAGGGTGAGACCGAAAGCCAACTAAAGGGGTGGAGGTAGGAGTGGGCACGAAATAATTGAAGCCCATATAAGGTAGGATTTAAAGActtttctcttgggctggggatgtggctcaagccgtagcgcgctcgcctggcagcatgcgtgcggcctgggttcgatcctcagtaccacatacaaagatgttgtgtctactgagaactaaaaagtaaatattaaaaaaattctctctctaaaaaaaaaaaaaaaaaaaaaaaagattgggagcAACTCACCAATTAGCTGTTTAAGGATTTTCCTTAGGGCAAAGTATTGTCGGGGGAAATTGCTGAAGTTCTTTTCCAGCTCTATGGATACTGAAGTCACCTCCATGGTCTTCACCTTCTCACATCTAGGACGGATAGAAAGATAGGGGGAGAAAGGGCAGGGTCAGGGGATACCAGTCAAGTGAATATTCAGATGACTTTAGGGAGAAACTAAAATTCTCCATCTTCCCACTTTCTATCTTCTCCCTGAAAAcaactgctttcttgtgttaTCGGTGGAGAGCCATGTGCTCTCCTACACTGATACTTATCTTGAGAATAAACCTCTAaacttactttctctctctctctgtacttggaatccaacccagggccttatgcactTCTACCACTAtttaacatccccagccctttttgtattttattttgagactaaagttactcaggttggccttgaatttacaatcctcctgcttcaagtagctgggattaataGGCATGCCTCATGGTGCCCAGCATGGGGTATTCTTAGTATAAGATGATTATCATGCAAATGATAATCATCCTTCTTGCTTTCCCATCCCCTTTCTCCTGCCCTCTTGTTTCGACACAATTCCATCCATAGGTACAAGCAGAATATGGTTCTACATTATCATTGTCCTTACCAACCAAGTACTGATGTTTAAAGGGGAAAAAGTAAGGAATTATTACTTTTAATGATTTATTCTCTACCTGGCTTCATGGCTACAATGAACCTCTCCCATGTCCTATCCAGATGCTGCACGATTTCTCCCATCTTTACTACCCCAAATCATTATAATACCTTTAGTCTCTAAGCCAAGACCTAACTTACTCAGAAAGATATAAGAATCACTTACTTTTCCAGGGTACTTTTGACATCCtagaggaaatgagaaaagaaagcaagattGGTCCTGGTATTCAAGCGTCCTGAAGGCAAAAGGTCCCCCCCCTCCTCATCCCCAAAGTTCTAGATCTATAGAATAGGCACAGTGCAAACTGATAGTTATAATGCAAGGGTTAGAGTTCCAGAGGGATCTGAAtacatctctcttaaaataaTCTCCACTTTCAACTGTTGGTCATCTGGAAGCTTGGTAATTTATATCACTTCCAAATGGTTTCTTGTATGTTTGTCTTTGCTCCTCAAGGACACTGGGAGCTCCCTGCAAGGTATATATATTGTGTCTCTCTTTACTCTGTTCCCCAAGTACCAATCACATACCTCAGTCTCCTCGAGAATCAGTACAGATAGTTCCAGATTGGTGGCATAGAACAAATCACACTTTCCCATTGTGGTTTGGTATTCCCTATCTGGCACGGGTTAATAAACAATAAGTGTGTGCCAACCCTGATTTGAGAATACTTGGGGTCCAGAAGACAAAGAAGACAAATTTCTGCCCTACGAGGATTTCCCAATTTAATGCAGAACATACATACATGAAAGGACGGCAATCAATACCAAGCAATACATAACATGTAGATAAACAACATACAATGAAGCTTCACTGATTCAAATGCTGGTATCCTGGTCTCTTAAGAAATATGTACCCTATAGCCTTACTAACATTATGCATCTTTTGAAGAGAACAAAACTATTTCAAACATTTTAGAGGCATCATTAACATATCAAAAGCAATgttattatttatacataatttCAAGTATCCTTTAAACTAACTTTCTTTTTAGCACTAGGTAAATCAAGTATTAGGATGAAAAAAGTAATGGAAactatatttacaaaatttttaatGCATAGTTTTTTACTACGTAGACTAGACTCCTCtcaagggtgatttttttttcctctgggacAAATTAAAcacaagggctgaggatatagctcagttggtagagtgcttgcctctcacgcacaaggccctgggtttaatgcccagcaccagaaaaatcaaaacaaaaacaaaaacaaaacaaaacaaaaaaaataaaaacaaaacaaaaaataaaaacaaaaacaaaaaccccaaaaacaaATTAAGCACATAATTGTTGATGAGACATAAGAACACAAAAATGATTAGAAGGGGATGAGAAAAATCAGAGAAGCTTGCTGTAGAAAAAGATCCTCTGTGTAAGTCTGGAAGAAAGAATTGGACTTGGGGAAGTAGAGCAAGGGAGTGAGCACCCTTGACTGACAGACTGGCCTGTGCAAAACTATACTGTGTTCCACCTGAGGGGCAATGCAGGGGCAAAGGTCGAACCTTAAGCATCTCGAAGCCTGACTGTAAGCACTTGCCCTCCACCTCGGCAGCCAAATGGGCCAGGTCCCGGCGCATGTCCCCAAGGTGAGCAGCATTTTCTCGAAGTCTTTGTAGAAtgtcctgttcctcctcctctagTCTTGAAAGCAATACCTGCTGTTCTTCATCCAGCCGCCTATGAAGCTCTTCAAACTCCTTTAAGATCTGCTGTCGACGACTCTCCACTAGTCTCTGAGGAAAGAGGATATTGTATCAGCAGGATCAGTGGGCTTGGGGGTAGCTTCTCCATGACCCACCTGGTACATGAATTTACAGAGTTCCAGTGTCATTGGAAATAAGTTAACAGGACACATTTTCTCTCTATTGAAATCTATAAAGAATGGTGCCATTACCCACTGATGACTTGATAGTGGAGACCACTGGGAaactgatttaattatttttgcagaactgagattgagcccagggcactttgctactgagctacatcccagcctttttattgtTAGACAAGTCTTGTtagttgtctaggctggccttgaatttgccaatcctcttgcctcagcctccttagtcactgggattacaggcatgccattACCAAACCCAGCCTACTGAGAGATTACTAACTCTCCTTCCCATTATCTAAGAAAATTAAGTTTGTCAGTAAATAAACTTCTCAAAagttaattttcatgttttaataaaatatattgaagatATAAGAAATCAATAATATAACATCTACTATTTATGAATACTAGAGATATTTCTGCTATTCCCAACTCTGAAGTTTATATAATCTGTTaacaaagagaaagtaaaaatactagaaaattaaGATAAGACTGTCATCATTTGTATATGGTAAGATATCTACTTGATAAAAAACAGAGAACTGGAAAACTATCACAAACTGTATTAGTGGGTTGTTACAAAGCATATATGCAGATTTTAGAACTGAACCTGTTAAATAGTTTCAAGTTATTTCTGAGAATTGGTAGTTTTCATCCCAGAAACAGGTTATGGATGTTTTTTAGTAAATCAGTTGCTTGAAATTTGGAATATGCCTTCTGTATGCCACCACATACATTTAAACCTCTAACACTCTTAGATTTGATAATGTAAGACTCCAACATCAGCCTTATCACTAAGGATTTCAGTGCATCCTCTCTTGTTCCTCCCTGAAATAAGAAATGATCTCCCGAATGGAGGATTCATGTGACTGATGAGGAGGCATCAACCCAAGAGGGAAAAGTGGAAGTAAGGCAGTGGATAAGGACTGAATGGCAGGACTAACggcaaagagagggagagaatgtaAAGCTTAGGCTGGCCTTACAAGCCTGGCATTTCTGCACTGCAAGCTAGTTCCCAATGGAGGCTGACTAGTTCTAGTTCCAGGGCCACTTGCCGCTTCACTCTCTACTGCTGCATTCTCAAGTGCACACTAGAATAGAATATATTCTCATGTTTGCCATGGAGTAAGATACAGCCTGTGTGCCAGCATGCTTAGGGGTGCTATATAGGCAAAAGTTTAAAATTCCTAACAGTGGtaaataggaagaaagaaaagatcccCTTGCTctttagatggacagaatgcctttattttatttatttatatgtggtgctgagtatcgaacccagtgtctcatacatgctagcctaacactctaccactgagcctcagccccagtccCAGATTTCCCTTCTTTAAAACCCAccatcccttttcttttttcactctGTATTTGTAGGACAGTGGTTCTTAACAAGGGTGTCATGTCCCTCTAAGGCTATTATTCCTCCAATGTGTGACAGACAATCCTACATGGTAAACTGTCttgcatcatttttctttttggtactggggattgaacccaaggccacttaatcaccgagccacatccccaacccttattattctgagatagggtcttgctaaattgctaagggcctcactaagttgctgaggctggccttgaacttgcaatcctcctgatttagccttccaaatcactgggattataggtgtgtgccaccacacccagcttccttCATCATTTTCTATGTTATGCTGGATATTAAACATGTAGGTATGGACTTGAATGTCATTTTATGTAAACACACAGAGGAATTCTTACATGGTTTAAATATACCAGAATTTCCTGGGAATAACTAAACAAACTCATTAGGACTAGATCTTATTAGAGCTTCAGCAAAAgtcattcttttgaaaaatcatgTCACCAAGAGCTGTTTGTGGAATTTGAGTCACATTACTACACATCTGCCTCAGTTTGAACaagtatttattgtattatttatgtTGCATGTAGGTGCAAGCTGACAACTATGCTATAGTGTCTTTCAGAGTTGTCATACCCAAATGTTATacatcatattttattataaatatgtctATGGTATATCATATTACATTAGGATATAATAgtctctttaaaattatgtagataGATTAGTTCATCTATACTTTTCATTTTAGCATAGTTAATTACAAACTTGttttttgctgtactggggattcCTATACTCTCAACCTCtaccaactatttttttttttaatatttatttttttagctgtagttgtactcactccctccctccctcccttccttccttcatttttatgtggtggagatgagggaaagggaagaacacGAATTCAAATAGtcacaaaaagaatattttctgtgGTAGtttaagtgttgacgaggatgtggggaaaaaggcacactcatacactgctggtggaactgtaaattggtgcagccaatctggaaagcactatggagatttcttggaaaacttggaatggaaccactatttgacccagctatcccattccttgttctaaaccaaaggacttaaaaacatataCTACAGGGACCcagccatattaatgtttatagtggcacaattcacaataactaaattgtggaaccaacccagatgcccttcagtagatgaatggataggaaactttgatatatctatatatgtacacaatgaaacattactcagcattaaaagagaataaaattatggcatttgcagataaatggatgaagttggagaatataatgctaagtgaaataagccagtcccccctaaaaaaggccaaatgttttctttgatatgaggatgctgactcataatggtgattggtgggagggagcatgagagaaatggaggaactttagatagggcaaaggggagggaggggaagggaggggacaagaGGGTGGAATGAGctagacatcattactctaagtacacgtatgaagtcACGAATGTTGTGAAAATACTTGGTGAATAATCAGTgacttttgagttttatttttgtgataaaaatttgttcaagtttttaaaaacctgaatgtTTGCTTtggtaaaatatatgaagcactaaaataataattgcttTCTGTTGAAATATTATCattcattattaaataattagTGTTTTTACTTTAAAACCCATGTTTAATTTCTGGTGATCCCTGAATTTCCACTCTAAATACTTATTACTTCTTCAGGAAACCTTTAACAAGATCAGATTTCTATGCtgtcttcctcccctccccacccatgtTCTGGTACTGAGGTTGATTGAGCTCAAGGGTGCTCTACAACAGAATTACATtctagccccttttattttgagacagggtcttaagacctaggctggccttgaacttgtgatccttctgccttagcctctctagtagctgagattataaggTGTTTGCCACTGTGCCTTACCTATATTATTGTCTTATGAACTTGCAGCTGTGCTTTTTGTGCtatgtcattatttattttctccaccTGACTTTAAGCTCAGGAGGACAGGGACTGTGTTTTTGttcatcattattttataatgtcaAATATAGGCCTTGGCCTATACCAGGAGCTAAATAAATACTTACTGATTTACAAAGAACTAGTGTCCCTGGTTTTGCCACTTAATGGATACATGATGTTGGACTAGAAAAAGCCTCTTTTTCTCTAGTGTAAACTGGGGGTAATAATCTTTACTTTACAGAGTATCTAAAATTACCCATGTTGAAAATGGCCTTAGGATATACTTCTATTTGTCATCTAACTTTTCTATATCCCAATGTCTCAAGTGTGGCCTGAACTCTTAGACTTCCAACTTGGGAAGAaccctaagattttttttaaaaagtatttatttcttagttgtagttggacacaataccttttatgtagtgctgaggattgaacccagggccttgcacgtgctaggcaagcactttactgttgagccataaccccagcccagaaccCTAAGATTTAGTATGACCTTATAAATTTGGAAAGCCATGGACTTCCATTCAATTAATGCACAGAACTAATATTAGTTACATTTGTTACTACTTATTATTTACCATCCAATAGAAGAAATAACTTAGACATCAAAATGCCATTCTACAAATAAGATAATGCTATGAAAAAGATGcaaaattgtataaaatttaataaaactaatTTCTGAAGAGTCATGAAAGTCCTAATAGGAAGTAGCTTTTATTCTAACTGAAGGATGACAGGATTCTTCTACAGGTGAaggatggggaggggaaggaCATTCTAGGAATAAACCTGCATTTTCTACCTTACTTGAGTTACTAGAATGTGGTCCAGATGTCACCAGGCAGTTTTAGGGGCTGTTAGTCAGCTCCTTTTAACCTTCTCCCTTGTGAatcttccaaattcttctctcctCAAAGAAAGTCCTATCCCTACCTTCTTAGCAATCTCTTTCGCTTAATGAAAAAAAGGAGATAAACAGACAAGAACTCCCTCAACTTACCAGATTAGATATCTTGTTTTATCCTTCATTGCTTACATTCTTTTCCTCAATTCTTAATTCATGACAAGTAATTTAAGTACAGTATTTAGTGACAATAAAGTgtaataaattatcatttttgaGAGAACAGCATTTTTCTAATATACTGGAACCAGTGGATTAAACAATGTGTAGTTAATTCCCTCATTTACAAATACTTTGTAAAACAACATGAATGGGATTGCCTGTCTTTACCTTGAGTTCTCCAGGCTTCTTCTCCTCAGAGGACTTGCATCGAGTGATCTCCTGTAGCTTCTGCTCCAGGGGCTCTAGGCACTTCTGCAGTTTTTCCTGAGGGTTAGGGAGGAAGTAGGAGAGATAACATTTGGGTTTGGTTGGTATATCCACTGCTCAAGAGgataaaccattttttaaaaaatttcttcttcttcttttttttgtatgtgttggggatcaaactcaagtTCTTGCACacactaggtaagtgctctacaactggGTCATATCCCCAGCTCCATCACATTTGttttaaaccatttgtttgcttTCTATCCGTTTTACCATCTCTTGATCCAACTCTCTTTGTAGACAACAATTTGAGATGTCAACTTCTTGGAGATCCCTCCTCCTGCTACAGCTTAGCCCTAATTCATCCTGCTTACTCAACTTCCTCCCACTGAATCTAGCTCTCATCAATTCTGTATCCTTCCCTATCCATTTTCTTATGGACAACTAACTGCCTATTattgccaaatatttttttttggtggtgctggggatcaaaagtagggccttgtgcatattaaacacacactctaccactgaactacatccccagccccaagcaatCTCCAGATTGCTGAGAATGTAGGTTTGTTCCTGGgatgtccttttccaccccatcTTTTGTACCCTGATACCCTTCTTTAAACCTATCCTCCTATCTAAATCTACCCACTTAATTATTATTGATTATTACTtgattattatacatatacatatatagtaatatattataaattacctTAATTCTCTTGCTTCCAGATTTCATTAATATAATTAAGTATGTGATGAAGACACTAAAATCTTTAGTTTCTATTACTCAAACATTTACCCTATGTCCCAGCAGTAAGTCTGACAAGGCGCCATGTTACCCATTATCTGGGGAAGATGCAAACAACAGACTAGAGTTCAACTTTGTATCAGTCTAAAGTAATGTTACCTATTCCCAATACCGATGGGAAAACAAGAAGTATCCCGAGCAGTGAGGCAGAATGAAGAAACCAGAATACTTTTCAGTTCTTCCCAAATCTGATCTTTGCCACAGGTTTCACTCACTTATGAAAAATATGATATACTCCAAGGACACACATACCAAATATTCATCCATGACTCTTCATGCAGAGGACAACTGATCAGATGTACTGTGTACCCCCATTTATGTAGCTACGAGGGGAACTACATAATGAGGACCAGATATAGTCTTGTCCTCAGGAACTT from Ictidomys tridecemlineatus isolate mIctTri1 chromosome 8, mIctTri1.hap1, whole genome shotgun sequence carries:
- the Trim39 gene encoding E3 ubiquitin-protein ligase TRIM39 isoform X1; this translates as MAETSLLEAGASAASTAAALENLQVEASCSVCLEYLKEPVIIECGHNFCKACITRWWEDLERDFPCPVCRKTSRYRSLRPNRQLGSMVEIAKQLQAVKRKIRDESLCPQHHEALSLFCYEDQEAVCLICAISHTHRAHTVVPLDDATQEYKEKLQKCLEPLEQKLQEITRCKSSEEKKPGELKRLVESRRQQILKEFEELHRRLDEEQQVLLSRLEEEEQDILQRLRENAAHLGDMRRDLAHLAAEVEGKCLQSGFEMLKDVKSTLEKCEKVKTMEVTSVSIELEKNFSNFPRQYFALRKILKQLIADVTLDPETAHPNLVLSEDRKSVKFVETRLRDLPDTPQRFTFYPCVLATEGFTSGRHYWEVEVGDKTHWAVGVCRDSVSRKGELTPLPETGYWRVRLWNGDKYAATTTPFTPLHIKVKPKRVGIFLDYEAGTLSFYNVTDRSHIYTFTDTFTEKLWPLFYPGIRAGRKNAAPLTIRPPTDWE
- the Trim39 gene encoding E3 ubiquitin-protein ligase TRIM39 isoform X2 — translated: MAETSLLEAGASAASTAAALENLQVEASCSVCLEYLKEPVIIECGHNFCKACITRWWEDLERDFPCPVCRKTSRYRSLRPNRQLGSMVEIAKQLQAVKRKIRDESLCPQHHEALSLFCYEDQEAVCLICAISHTHRAHTVVPLDDATQEYKEKLQKCLEPLEQKLQEITRCKSSEEKKPGELKRLVESRRQQILKEFEELHRRLDEEQQVLLSRLEEEEQDILQRLRENAAHLGDMRRDLAHLAAEVEGKCLQSGFEMLKDVKSTLEKCEKVKTMEVTSVSIELEKNFSNFPRQYFALRKILKQLIAPHSGFSRQRM